AGACGCATTATCTATACTACTAATATTATTGAATCCGTACATCGACAATTCAGGACATTGACAAAGACAAAAGGCGCTTTTCCTAACGATAATAGCCTATTGAAATTATTGTTTGCTGGGATAAGAAATGCTGAGAAAAAATGGACTATGCCGATACATAACTGGAGTCTCACAATCTCTCAACTCAACATATTTTTCAAGGAGAGATTAAAAGACGCTTTAGGATTATGATACAATTTTAAGAGAAATTAGGTGTTGACACAGAATTTATTACACTCCCTTAGGAATAGTAATACTTCCATCTTCTTGTTGATTGTTTTCCATGATAGCTACTAAAGTTCTACGAACAGCAAGAGAACTACCGTTAAGTGTATTTACAAAGCTATTTTTCTTTCCATCTTTGAAACGGATTTTCGCACGTCTTGCTTGGAACTCTCTTGTGTTGCTGATTGAAGGGATTTCACGGTAAGTTGCTTGCACCGGTAACCACACTTCTTGGTCAATTAAATGATGAAGCTAAAACTAAAATAAGCACTACAAACTGCACTAATTCCTGTAAAAAGAAATGGTAAAAATCAAGTTCTTAATCTTTTACATCGATAAATTGTTCAAAAACTGTAATATTTGGAACTTTCTCTAAATGAAGGAGCAGAAGCTGAACTGTGATATAATTTTAATGACTATCGGTTACTGACACAAAACTCTGAACGGTCTCCGATAATATTAAATTTTTTAGGAAGTTTTATGTTCTTTTCTTGATGTGTAAGCTTGTCTAGGATCGTTTGGTGTTTGTGGGAATGCTCTTAGTAACTCCTCTTGTTCTACCATTGGATTTAAAATATCTTTTCGTATATAGTCTTCACTTCTATCTAGCAACTCGGCTAAAATTGCTAATGTTAAAAATTTATCTTCACATAGCATTTTAACAATTTTTTTAAATTCATTTTTTGGAAACCTTTTGCTATCTATTATTGGTTTTGTTATTTCTTTTAAGCTATTTTGTAATGACTCATCCATACTAGCTACACTATCAAAAATAGGAAATTCAAGTCCTTTAACTACATAACCCCCAGAGCTTACCCCCATACCCCCAGAGCTTACCCCCAGACCTTCAGTTACAATTTTATTGCCATCTTCTGTTATAAGTTTATCACCATTCTCTGTTACTAGGTAGCTTCCAAAAACATCATCTGGAGTAACTAGAACTTGATTAGGAAGATAATAAACCATGCCTTGACCATAACCACTTGAAAGCAACATATCATCTCGCACAAGTTTATGCAGTGTTTGAGAAAGATCTGAATTATGTTCATTACAAATCTCTTTTAGTCTAGCGTGAGTTACAGTTTGTTCACTAAAAGCAGTGGATAGTATCAACCTTTGTGTGTTATCTAATGTGTCAAACTCTGGACCAAATAAAATTTTCATTTCATTTATAACATCAGAAGATATAAGATCAGCCATTCTTAACTCAAATAACGTTTGGTCATATGGTTCTAGCTTTTCATGCAGATATGGTGGTCGCCAATGATTTTCTCCCCACCACATAAATATATTTGGAATACCTGAACCAGCACGCTCACCAAGACCTATAAAATGAAACATCTGATGTAGTTTTTCATTACGACAATCATGCTCATAACCACTAATTGCTTGTTCAATAGAAATACGCATTAACCCAGGATTCCTGAATCCAAACATATCAGGCCGTTTCACAACCAAAATAGAAGCTTTCCCACTATAATCAGCATGTACTATTGTGTTGACCAAAGCTTCACGAAGTGCATCATGTACTGCGGTTTGATCCTGTCTTTGGTCACCTTGAAGTTTAAAAGGCACTTTTAGGTCTGCTGTTAGTTTGCGAATAACACGCGTATAAAAATCAAATAAGTTTCCGGACCAGGTACCATCTAAACTTATACGGTCAATCCAACGAGCCTTTGCTCTAGCTTCAGCTCTTTCTTGATAGTCAAGCATGTAGTTTGGAAACTCTTCTTGTATACTCATCAGCTTTCCAAACATTAACAAACCAGCTATAGTTAAGCTTTCTAAACCACTTTTCCTATCTCTCTTCCATCCGCCAATACTGCGAAGGAACTCAACATCATCGTAACGATTTCTTTCATTGCTTGAGTCACGATTACTATACATTTGTCGATAAGCTCGCAAACTTTCTTGGTCTATATCTGCCATGTCATAATTTTCAAGCATTTTATCATCACGACTATCTTCTAACTGTTCAGACAACATTCGTCTTACAGTTTCTTTAGAACATTTAATATCTGAACTATGTAGTCGTTGATATGTGCCATCCATTGGGTTCGTTGTTCTATGTACAGGCTTGTCATGTCTAGAGGCCCTTGGTATATAGATTTGAATAATACTCTTGTCATCTATAGAAATAATTTGCACAAATTCTTTTTTTAGTAAGTTACAACTAACCGTCTGTGTATTTTCAACTGATGTCCATAGTTCATCTAGAACCTTTTGAACATCTTGAACGCCTGCAATTTCAAAGGTATGGTTTTTATTCTCTTTCACGCCGAGTAATATAGTACCACCATTAGTATTAGCAAATGCACTATATGTTTCCCAGAATGTTTTTCCAGGTAAGCCACCCGTCCCATTTCGACCGATTGCTAGTTTACATTCAAGCTCGATACTTTCACTTAAGCTTAATATATCTTCAGCAGTTTTTATCATTTATGATTCCTTTGATATACTATTAAGCAGTTCTAATGGCACAGGTGACATGCTCTTGGGTCTAGGTATAGTTTTATTTTATTTTATTTTATAGATTATATCTAAAAATATAGTTATAGATATAAGGCTTGCGTATACTTAATATTTAGTTCATTAAGAAGTTGTTTATATTGATAAGGCTTTAGTTGCTTCATGTCTAGTATTGGGTATTAAATGACTATATCTAAGAGTCATAGTTAAATCTTTATGCCCAAGTTGATCTTTAATCTGTAAAATATCTAATCCGTTTTGAGCAAGCCAACTTGCGTGTGTATGTCTTAGACTATGAGCGGTAATTTTATACTTCATGTCTTTTTTCTTATTTCCAGGTATTATAGATTCGATGGCAGTCATGAAGTATTCCGGCATTTTCAGTACAATGCCACCTCTGCTGTTGGAGATTACTCTATTTGAATTTTTATCTTTATTATTTTGTAAATATTTTATTGTCTCTAAGAGTAAATCATTCATATATATATGCCTTTCACTACCTTTTTTTGTTTTTACAATATAAATTGAGTTTGTTTTAAAATTTATATTGTTCCAAGTTAATCCTGTTTTTTCATTAGTCTTATTCTTTTGTGAGGCAGCGCCAGTAACTTCACTAAATCTAGCACCAGTGAAAAGTAACAATACTGTTAAGTGATAAGTTAGAAGATGAGTAGATTTTAATATATCTAGTAGGTTTTTAGCCTCTTCTTTCGTTAAAAATGCTTGTCGATTATTATCTATATTTGGCATTTTGACTTTACCATTTGCTAGTGGATTATTGAAATTTTTCACTATATCATGCTTTATGGCGTGATTTATAATTGTTTTTACTAAAGTAAGTTGATGTTTAACCGTTTGTGCTTCATATCCTTCTGCAAATAATTTTTGCTTAAAATCTTCAAAATCTAAGGATTTTAAACTTTTTACGGGTTTGCTTCCGAAAAGTGGTTTTATATGTTTATTATAGTTTTGCTTATCAGTTATCCATGACTTTTTATTGGCTTTAGAATACTTAAAATATTCATCCCAGATGGTATCTAATTTAATTTTTGTAGTTCTAGAGCCTTTTATAGTTGGTTCTTGGTCGTGTTGCAGTTTATATTTAACTTCTATAAGCTTGCTATAGGCATCTCTAGCAGTAAAACTATTTGATATTGTAGATTTACCAACTAAAACTTTAACGGGCTTATTATGCTCGTCTCTATAGTTTATATAGTATGATTTATCACCATTTTTAAGCTCGTTAATCCATACGCCTTCATATTTGCCACCAACAGGTTTTAATGCCATAAGAAACTCCATTCTTCAAGTTTTTTTCTTTAGTATATAATTCTCTAAGATTGAAAAATATTTCCTAGTTTATATAGAATTCGTTTTGTTAAGATAGCTAAAAACATTCGATTTTTCTTGTCCAAAAGTTATCTTCTATTAATCTGATAATAAAATATCGTTGATATGAAATTGTATCAAAAAAAGTAGTTTTTTACTACAGTTTTTACTACAGTATTTGAAAAAATATAGATTAAAATGTAAAAGAATGAAAAAACAAGCATGTCTTTAAAATACGATGTGCTGGGCTTTTGTTGAGATTTGAAAAGATTTAATAAAGAATGAAAAAGTGTAAAGATTAGACTTAGGATCTGGTGCCGCAAGGCGTGGAGGTTCAAGTCCTCTCATCCGCACCATCAAATTAACAAACCCCTAAAATACTTACTTTCAGAGACTATCAAATTACCTTGGTGCCATATGAGTGCCATTCAGTGCCTTATATTTTATTAAAAACATTTCCAAAATCACTTAAATCTCTTGGTATATATTTAGAATAAACTTCCAGTGTCATTCTTGGAGAGCTATGCCCTGCAACTTTTGAGACTAAATTTATGTCTTCACCAGCACTTATCATAGTAGAACAAAATGTGTGTCTTGTTTGGTGTATTTTTCTGTACTGAACTTTTGCCCTTTCTAAATCCTTTTTCCAGTTACCTTCTCTAATCTTTGAGATATCCCAATATGGGTTGTTTAGAGTGTTTAAAAATACATACTCACTTTGTTCCCCAGTGATTTCAAATTGACTTTTTATAAAGGGCAAGAAGCTTTCAATAATTGGTACAGTTCTAAATGAATCCCATTTAGGTGATCCAGTTACTCCTCTTCCAATTTGAGAAGATATTTTTATCTCTCTCTTGTCAAAATCCACCAAATTCCATTTTAACCCAATGGCTTCTCCACCTCTTAAACCTGTGGTGAAAAGTAGCATATAGAAATTTTTCATTTGTGTAGTTTCAGTACTTGCAATTAATGTTTTAATCTCATTTATTGTAAAAGGAAGTAGGTCATCCTCAGAAGTTTTTTTCATACCTCTTGCAGATAGCAAAGAGGCTAATCTAATTGGATTTTTCTCAATAATTTCTTCTCTTATAGCATCTTCAAACATAGTACTAAGTATTCCTCTTACACCTTTTATAGTTCTAATAGCATACCCATCTTTTAGCATTTTATTCTGCCATAAAGTAATGTCAGTACCTTTAATTGAATCCAGCATTTTTTTGCCAAAGACAGGTTTGAGGTGCTTGTTGTACTTGCTCCTATAATCTTCAATAGTTGGTGCTTTTCTGTTTGAACTTTGCAATTCAAAAGATTTATCCATATACTCACTAACAGTTATCATTTTATTTTTAAAGAACTCACCAGTTGAAACTGCAAGTTGGATAGTTGGAATCATATGATTTAGTGCTATCTTCTTATTAGCTGGTGTATTGCCAAGATTTAAAGGCTTTCTGTGTCTTTCTCCATTGTGAGTGAAGTCAATCCATAGAGATTCTTTAACACCTTGTTTATTTTTTGTTTTTTTTACATATAGTCTCATGTGTTTTCCTTTTTATTTGAAACCACTTTCAACCATAAATACAGATAAGAACTATAGCCTAGAGTGGATGAATTTTTAATTATTTAGGCTACAAATTGATCTGTAATATGTTTTATAGTTGCATTGATATTGCTATTTGCACAGACATCTATCATATCTATACCAATAACCCATTTATCAAGTACTGACTTGTCAAACATTCTTTTAGAAGCTCTTTGGTGGTAATGAGTACCTGCAAGAAATTCATTACTTTTTACTTTTGAATCAATAGCATCTTTGGAATATCCAAGGTATTCAGCAGTCTCTTTTGTTGAGAGCCACCTTTTTTCTACTTGATTATTTTTAGTGTCTAATAACTGTTTAAGTAGTTCTAGTATTTTTGGAATTTGCTCCAATGCATCAAAATTTACATTCATCTGTTAGCCTTTATAAGTAAAGATAAATGTATTATATTTTCAACTTAGGTGCTAATATGCACCTAGTGTGATATACTGTTGTTATCAACTTAAAGGGAAAAATAATGACTAAGGCAGAAGAGAAGAAAAAAGCAAAAGAACTAAAAGAAGATAAAGAGAATTTATTAATCAGGCTTGAAGAGATTAACCCCTTTAACAGGGATAATGATTTATATAATATTGCAGATCAGCTAAATATATTGACTATCAAAGATGTTCAAAGTGAATATGAAAAGATTGATCAAAAATCTGTTAAAACTTGTAGAAAATATATTGGTAAAGATTATGAGATAGGTAAAGTTATGTACAAGATATTTGATAAGTTTATTGATGATTCAAATGTAATGTCAAGAATAGATATATTAAAATATATTAAAGAGGATTTAGGTTACTCAGCATCATCTGATGATTCAATAAATTACTTATTAAATGGAAGCTTAGGTACATTGAAATGTCTTCATTTAATAAAAAATAACACAAAATCTATGAAAAGTTCTTTTGAAAAAGACAACATACTATACAATAAAACATACACCTACTATACTATGGAAATTAATAAATGGTTTGCAGAACAAAAATATTATATATATAATAAATCTTTATTAAAAATATTAGCACCAATATTAATCCAATATTCTAGGTCTTCAATATCAACACCAGTTCCTAAATTTTTTGATAAAATTGATTCTGTTTTAGAGTATGTCTTACAACCTTTTGAAAATCACAATGAGAACTTTGAGCTTGAAAAATACTTTCTTGATAATATAAACAATGAAGTTAGTACTAGGATGGTAGATAATTCAGGTAGTAAAGATAGCTTAACTTTGACTATGGATAAAATTGAAATATTTACCAAGATAATTACTATTACACCAATCAGAATACTTTTTGGTGAGGATGAAAAGTATTTAGAGTACAGTGATAAAAATGATGAGACATATACAGTTACTTTATCAGACATAGTTAGAATTCAAATATATGACACTAATATTATTGATAATATAAAAGAAGAGATAACCCAAGATTTCAGCTGTGTAAATTCCTATATTACAGATAAAGATAAAAAAGGTAATGACTATTATTATATATGTAATCCAAAGTATTTAGAGGCTTTTAAAGATAAGGTGTCTATTGAAGACAAGCTATATACAATTATTTTAGAACTACCACTAACTGCATTAGAGTTTTTCAAAATCCAGCCTCTTGATCATATGAAAATATATGCAAAAGCAGATGAAATTGTAGAGTTTGAAACTATTATTAAGACAGAGGAGCTTAAATCAATTATTCCAAGAGAGTTTAAAATTAAAGACTCATATTTTTATGTCATAGCAAATGACACTCTTAATAATGCAACTGCAATTGTTTTAGACACACTCAGTGATATTAGAATTGTTGCACCAAAGAACTTGCATCAAAAAGTAATTAGCATTTTCAATAAATATAGTAGTAATAGTAGGTTGTAGAAAAGTAAGTAAGTGCTGGATACCAAGCTAAAATCTTGATATATTTATCATAAAGCCAAGGTCTTTATTCCTATTCAATTTGTGTTAGTCATTCCCATTCCCCTTTTACCTACTCAGTAGCTCTCATTGAGAGAGCTTTTATTAATTATAGAAGTTTCTTTAAAACTAAAACCCTTTTGAGACAATAGAATTCTACTGCACTGCATTACTTACATAAAAATCAAACAAGTTTATATTTTTCTCCAAGCATAGTGCAATTTATTGTCTTTGTTCAAAAGGGCATTTAGCCCAAAAGAATATTAGGAAGAGTTAGAGACAAGGGCAAAGAGAGTTTCACTCCTTAGAGTGCCAAACATTTTTAAAAATATTTGATAAAAGGATTTTATTATGAGAGTTTACATTACTGACCTAGAAGCTTACAATTGTGGACATTTAGTGGGAAATTGGTACACATTGCCAATGAATGAAGATTTACTTGCTGAGGCTATTGAAAATGAGTTACAGAGGGGTAAAGAGATTTGTAATTCAGATCATTACCATGAAGAATTTTTTATTACAGATTATGAGTGTGATTATTTGGTAATTAGTGAATATTCATCACTAACTAATTTAAATGAAATTGCTGAAAAAATGGAAGCATTAGATGAGCAACAACAAACAGCAGTTAAAATAATGCTTGAAAACAATCTTGCCAATGATATAGATAGTGCAATTGAGAATATTGATAATCTAATTTGTACAGGAGAAGTAAAAATATCTGATGTGGCTTATAATTATGTAAATGATTGTGGTTTATTAGAGACTATGCCTGAGAATTTACAATCATATTTTGATTATGATAAATTAGGTAGAGATATGGAAATTGAAGGTTCATACTTTGAAGATAGTGATGGTGTCTTATGGGAATATGTGGCATAGTTGCCACATAAGGATTATTTTATCTACTTTTATAGATATTTAAAACTTTCAAATTTATACAAAATATATTTATATTTTCTGTATGAATTTTAATGCAATAATTACAATTTATATGATAAATTCTTCTGATTTATTGTATAAATTTAATTTACTAAATTATAGTTCCAATTTTATATCAAAGTTTTATTGTTGAATGGTATCAAGTACCAAGTATATAGATTCATTTTAAGTGAATATTGTTTACTTTTATTAACTCTAAAAATATGATAAATCAACTATTTGGGACATACTATCCCCCTAATGAAGACCTGATTTTACCCCATTGAGGAACTACTATCCCACTAATAAGTCCTAATATCCCCCTAGTTTTTTAGCTCTCCTAAGAGTACTCTAAGAGTTCCTTTAAGAACTCTCTTAATTAAATCTCTTTGATAGAGATTGTAATACAAGAGTATAGGGTTAGTAAGAAAAGAAGTCTACTTCCATAAACATTGACATGATGTTTTATTGGGACATGGGTTTATAAAGAAAGAATAGACATAGTGACAAGTTTATCTACTGAACTAAGTATTTTGGAATATTCCAACTTAAACATTCTTCTTTAATCACCCTAATTTCAACACTTTTAGAGTGGTTTTTATACCCTAAATGTAAATTACACATAAAATATGATATAAGGATTTCATAGCAAAAAATGCTATTGTATAATCAGCCTATTTTCTTCTTGTATTTTGTCTTACTGATACAAGAAATTGATAAACCAGATAAGCCATTGAAATTTTTAAAAATAGTTGATACATACTAAAACTATCAGACTTTACACTTAAAATACTATGTATAGACATAGCAATATCATTAAGTTTGTCATCACTGTAGATGAAACTAAACAAAGAGCAAATTACATTGTTTTCTATTCCCAATATACTAATAACTATAATCCAAAATAAAGCTAATATATAGCTCTGGGAATGATTAGAAGATATCCAATGAGCTTTAAATAAAATCCATTCAGGTAAGTTTTTTAATAGAGAGAGTTCTTTGCTTTTTTCTCTTAATTCTAATGCATGATATTTATTCGATTCTATAAGATTTTTTTGCTGTTCAAATGAGCTTTTTATCAATCTTGCTGTTTCTCTATTTGCCATATTTGCTTTCATACCTAAAAAATTAACTTCATCCTTAAATATAGTATCTCTAAGGTTCAAAGTATCACTAAATACACTATCTCTAAAAAGTGCTAATTTGTTAAAAGTTGTATATTTGAAGTCAATATCTTGTTGAAAAGTAGTTTCAATAAAAACAACTGAATCACCAAATAATGTTCCAGTAAAGTCAGCTTTTATAAAATTTGAATTCATAAAGTTGCTAAAACCATTTAGAGTTGAATTACTAATATCAAATAAATTTATATTTTTACAGTTTTTCATAATTAAGACATCTTCAAAAATAGACTCACTAATATCTAAATCTTTATTATTAAAATCACAGTCATAGAAACTTAATTGAGATTTTTGTGTTTTACCTAGTAGTAGAGTTTTTTCAAATTTACACTCATTAAAAGTGAGCGGGCTTTTTCTATAATATTTTTTAAAATTTGCTTCATCTAAAAAAGTACAACCTTTAAAAGTAATACTTAATTTATTGAATATTTGATTTACCTCTTGGCTTGGTTGTTCATTTTGATTTTCAAATACACCAAATGAGAAAAAGTTTGTACCCATATCAGGTTCATTACTTGCATAGTGGTTGTATTCATATTCTTTTTCAAATTTTGGAAATATAACATCTGTGTATTGGTATTCACTTGTAGTATCATAATAGTCAAGTAAATTATCTTGATATATATTATCTAATTGCTGTTGAATATATAGCCAAAAAGTATTTAACTTTTCAGTCCATTCTTTATCATGAGAATTTATGGAATACCAACCATTTTTATCAGTTTTTTCACAGTGTAAAATACATTTATTTTGCTCTATATCAAAATTATTTTCATCTAATTCATCTTTACATATTGAACAAGTGTATTTTTTAGACTCCATAAAATTAGCCTATTTTGTTCTTGTTCTAAGCAACAAAGAACTATACTCAGCTTGATTCATAACACCAATTAGTTCATCAAATTTATAAGCCAACTCACTTGAAGCCAAATCTTCATTAGCATACTCAAATCTACTCATATTAAGTGGCTCTTTTGTGTAGATAGCTACATATAAATCATAAGTATTTTCATCCTCTTTTACTAACCCTGCTTCAAAATAGTTTTCACTATCTTTTGAGGGGATTTGAATACTGTTTTTTATAGGTGCTGATGGTTGAAGTAGTGTGACAACACCATTTTCATAAACATTTAGAAGTGTAATATATCCATCTTGTTTAGAGTTAAATGTGAAGTAAAAACTATCTCCATCAGTTAAAACTGTTTTATTAGATTTAAACTCAAAATTATCATTTATGTTTGTTTCATATAATTCCTCAAATTCATCATCACTGAGTAAAAATAAATACTCTTTATATTTTAGATACCAAGCTTCATTTCTTCTATCAAGTTTAAAATTAAGTTTACAACCAAGTGAATCAGTTAGTTTTTTGACAAGAGGGGTTAGTAAAAGATAAGAGTTTAGTTCTTGTTTTGTACATTCAAAATTTCCAATAGTAGTTTTCACTCTATATGCCAAGTCAAGATTTTTATATTTTAGAGCTACATAAAACAAACCATCAATTTGCTCTTGCTTGATAGTTTTTACATTTTGCAGATTTAAGTTACTTGTAACTTTTAGTATAGCCTTACTGGTAGTTTTATCATCTGTTGAAGTAGAAGTGAAACTACTATCAACCTTACTAATCAAAGTTTGTGCTATATCTTCTTTTGCAGAGGCTTCTGCATCTTTAATTGTATTGCCATTACCATAACCTATTATTTCATATTTAACTGCTGATTGT
The sequence above is drawn from the Candidatus Sulfurimonas baltica genome and encodes:
- a CDS encoding RNA-binding domain-containing protein, translating into MIKTAEDILSLSESIELECKLAIGRNGTGGLPGKTFWETYSAFANTNGGTILLGVKENKNHTFEIAGVQDVQKVLDELWTSVENTQTVSCNLLKKEFVQIISIDDKSIIQIYIPRASRHDKPVHRTTNPMDGTYQRLHSSDIKCSKETVRRMLSEQLEDSRDDKMLENYDMADIDQESLRAYRQMYSNRDSSNERNRYDDVEFLRSIGGWKRDRKSGLESLTIAGLLMFGKLMSIQEEFPNYMLDYQERAEARAKARWIDRISLDGTWSGNLFDFYTRVIRKLTADLKVPFKLQGDQRQDQTAVHDALREALVNTIVHADYSGKASILVVKRPDMFGFRNPGLMRISIEQAISGYEHDCRNEKLHQMFHFIGLGERAGSGIPNIFMWWGENHWRPPYLHEKLEPYDQTLFELRMADLISSDVINEMKILFGPEFDTLDNTQRLILSTAFSEQTVTHARLKEICNEHNSDLSQTLHKLVRDDMLLSSGYGQGMVYYLPNQVLVTPDDVFGSYLVTENGDKLITEDGNKIVTEGLGVSSGGMGVSSGGYVVKGLEFPIFDSVASMDESLQNSLKEITKPIIDSKRFPKNEFKKIVKMLCEDKFLTLAILAELLDRSEDYIRKDILNPMVEQEELLRAFPQTPNDPRQAYTSRKEHKTS
- a CDS encoding tyrosine-type recombinase/integrase, with product MALKPVGGKYEGVWINELKNGDKSYYINYRDEHNKPVKVLVGKSTISNSFTARDAYSKLIEVKYKLQHDQEPTIKGSRTTKIKLDTIWDEYFKYSKANKKSWITDKQNYNKHIKPLFGSKPVKSLKSLDFEDFKQKLFAEGYEAQTVKHQLTLVKTIINHAIKHDIVKNFNNPLANGKVKMPNIDNNRQAFLTKEEAKNLLDILKSTHLLTYHLTVLLLFTGARFSEVTGAASQKNKTNEKTGLTWNNINFKTNSIYIVKTKKGSERHIYMNDLLLETIKYLQNNKDKNSNRVISNSRGGIVLKMPEYFMTAIESIIPGNKKKDMKYKITAHSLRHTHASWLAQNGLDILQIKDQLGHKDLTMTLRYSHLIPNTRHEATKALSI
- a CDS encoding tyrosine-type recombinase/integrase, producing the protein MRLYVKKTKNKQGVKESLWIDFTHNGERHRKPLNLGNTPANKKIALNHMIPTIQLAVSTGEFFKNKMITVSEYMDKSFELQSSNRKAPTIEDYRSKYNKHLKPVFGKKMLDSIKGTDITLWQNKMLKDGYAIRTIKGVRGILSTMFEDAIREEIIEKNPIRLASLLSARGMKKTSEDDLLPFTINEIKTLIASTETTQMKNFYMLLFTTGLRGGEAIGLKWNLVDFDKREIKISSQIGRGVTGSPKWDSFRTVPIIESFLPFIKSQFEITGEQSEYVFLNTLNNPYWDISKIREGNWKKDLERAKVQYRKIHQTRHTFCSTMISAGEDINLVSKVAGHSSPRMTLEVYSKYIPRDLSDFGNVFNKI
- a CDS encoding helix-turn-helix transcriptional regulator, translated to MNVNFDALEQIPKILELLKQLLDTKNNQVEKRWLSTKETAEYLGYSKDAIDSKVKSNEFLAGTHYHQRASKRMFDKSVLDKWVIGIDMIDVCANSNINATIKHITDQFVA
- a CDS encoding antirestriction protein ArdA encodes the protein MRVYITDLEAYNCGHLVGNWYTLPMNEDLLAEAIENELQRGKEICNSDHYHEEFFITDYECDYLVISEYSSLTNLNEIAEKMEALDEQQQTAVKIMLENNLANDIDSAIENIDNLICTGEVKISDVAYNYVNDCGLLETMPENLQSYFDYDKLGRDMEIEGSYFEDSDGVLWEYVA
- a CDS encoding pentapeptide repeat-containing protein codes for the protein MESKKYTCSICKDELDENNFDIEQNKCILHCEKTDKNGWYSINSHDKEWTEKLNTFWLYIQQQLDNIYQDNLLDYYDTTSEYQYTDVIFPKFEKEYEYNHYASNEPDMGTNFFSFGVFENQNEQPSQEVNQIFNKLSITFKGCTFLDEANFKKYYRKSPLTFNECKFEKTLLLGKTQKSQLSFYDCDFNNKDLDISESIFEDVLIMKNCKNINLFDISNSTLNGFSNFMNSNFIKADFTGTLFGDSVVFIETTFQQDIDFKYTTFNKLALFRDSVFSDTLNLRDTIFKDEVNFLGMKANMANRETARLIKSSFEQQKNLIESNKYHALELREKSKELSLLKNLPEWILFKAHWISSNHSQSYILALFWIIVISILGIENNVICSLFSFIYSDDKLNDIAMSIHSILSVKSDSFSMYQLFLKISMAYLVYQFLVSVRQNTRRK
- a CDS encoding LPP20 family lipoprotein, giving the protein MKIAFLALLALLFVACGTPKPKVYPQWYKNRELQSAVKYEIIGYGNGNTIKDAEASAKEDIAQTLISKVDSSFTSTSTDDKTTSKAILKVTSNLNLQNVKTIKQEQIDGLFYVALKYKNLDLAYRVKTTIGNFECTKQELNSYLLLTPLVKKLTDSLGCKLNFKLDRRNEAWYLKYKEYLFLLSDDEFEELYETNINDNFEFKSNKTVLTDGDSFYFTFNSKQDGYITLLNVYENGVVTLLQPSAPIKNSIQIPSKDSENYFEAGLVKEDENTYDLYVAIYTKEPLNMSRFEYANEDLASSELAYKFDELIGVMNQAEYSSLLLRTRTK